The genomic window AGCTCGATGAAGCGAAGGCAAAGCTAGAAGCTAAAAAACAAGAAACAGAATAAGTCACGGAATGAGAATGTCAGTCCCCGTCTAAGGCTTTGAACTAAGGCACCCTGTAAAAGTAAGTCGTACAAATTGAATGTCGAGATCAAGTAACTTACGCTCACACCATCGATGCACCAACTGAAGTTTCAACTGCATAGAACTCAAATGGTTTGATGATGGTAGTTTCAGCCACTAATGCTGCTAAAAAAAACATTAATTAAGCTACAAATCACCTGATTTACCGCTAATAAATGGGGATTAAATAAATACATTACAAAACTAGGTTTAAAGACTTTTAAATATCAGGTCAACACCTATCTGAGGAAATCTATGATATTCAAAAAATTCCTCTCAACAATTCTGCTTGGACTCGCATTATCAATCGGACTCTTTTTTGGGGTTGGGCAACCCTCGATCGCTGCGGTGCCTTCCCCTATATTTATGGTTGGGGTCAAGGTTGCAACAGTTGCTGAAGTTTCACCGAATGTGGAATTGGAAGTCGATCGCTTTCTCACTTCGATTCCAGTAAGCTATTACACAATCGCCACTGTCGAAGATTTGAAAAGTCAGTTAGGGAAACCTCAAACCGTGTTAGTGGATGTGCGAGAACCCTTTGAGTATCGGTCTGGACATATACCTAACGCAATTAACATTCCGCTCCGAACACTGGCGCACAATCTGAATCAAATTCCGCGCAATCTCCCTGTGGTGTTGTATTGCTCCTCCGGTTATCGATCGGCAATGGGAGTGATGACACTACACGTGTTGGGCTATGAGAATGTGCAGGGTTTTCCACCTAGCTTTACAGCTTGGCAAGCCGCAGGAGAAGCGATCGCCTCCAGGTAATGCACCAAAACAATTAGGGCTAAAATCCCCAATTTTACTCCCTAATTTCAAGAGATTTTAACTTTATCAGGACTTTTGTGATGAAATCTATCTATTTTAACGGGTCTAAAATTCGCCCGATGCGCTGGCTGCTGGCTGCCTGGATCTGCGTTTTACTGGTTGTTTGCAGTCCCCTACCCGCCTTTGCTACTGTGACACAAATCGAAGAATATCCAGGGCAAATGCTCTATCAATCCCGGCAAAAACTTCTGGATCAGACCGGAAATTCCTGGCAGGCGATCGCCTTCAAGCGCATTCATCCCGAAGGTAGTGCTATTGTCTCTCTGCGGCTAGTGGGCTTTCCTAGTGGGGTGGAATTCGATCGCACTCAACCACTGACACTAATAACATCTATGGGGCAAACTCTAACCGCCAAGGATATTTCTAGCGAAATTTCTCAGGACACACCAACCCCAGCCAATGTTGCAGAATATGACATTAAGTCTGTCCTACCGCAGTTGCAGGCTGAAATTCCTCTTCATCTAACTTTACCGATGGTAACTGGCTCACCGATCGAGTTACAAATCCCATCCACAGCGATCCAAGAGTGGCAAGCAGTTTCTGCTCGTTAACTAACCCCAAAAACCCAAACTGATGAATCCCCAAATCTCCACGTTATTTAAAGAATTATGCGTCGCTAGTTTCACTACACCGCCCCCTTGATTGGTTTATACGCAAAGGATGCGGAATTTATCATGAGTCATCTCTGTCATTCATACTTTCCTCATCTTTTTTCCATATCATCAGATGTCAATGTTCTTACCATTCAAGAGGATGAAATCTATGAAATGGCAACAATTAATTCTGGTTTTTATAGCTAGTATTTGCTTAATATTTGCAGGCAATGCCCTGGCGCAGACTGATATCAATATCAACAATACCAACCTGATTCGCTTTGGTGGAAGTGTAACTGTACCAGAGAATCAAGTTGTTGAAAACGCCCTGGCTTTTGGGGGAAGTGTTACTGTATTGCCTAATGCCAGAGTTTTGGACACTGCGATCGCTTTTGGCGGGGATGTCATACTGAAAAAAGGAGTGCGGGTAGATGGTGATGCTTACTCCTTTGGCGGCAAAATCGTACAGGAACCAGGTGCGATCGTGGGTGGTGAACGTGCCACATTTAGTGATCGACATGGCATGATGTATGGTTCCAATCGAGATAGAAGTAGCTTCTTCGCTCAGTATTTCTTCAGTGCCATTTTTAGAATTAGTGCTGCTGTAGTAGCAGCGATTCTCGGACTGATTATTTTGCATACCAGCCCACAATTCCTACCAAATTTGGCGACAAAATTGGGTCAACACCCTATTTTGACTGGTCTATGGGGCATTGGGGCGATTGTCTCCTTTGTCTTTGCCACCGTGTTTCTGGCGATTACGCTCATTGGTATTCCCCTGATTCCACTCCTAAGTCTGACTGCGGTGATAGCGGCTCTAGTCGGATCGTTAGGCGTGGCACTTTTTGTTGGTCAATGCCTAGTCAGTAATGGAAATTGGTCGTTACAGCAGCAGTTCTGGGTGGGTTTGGCGATCGTAACAGTTTTGACACTAATTCCATTTTTCGGAGGGTTCGTAGTTTTCTTAGTCAATCTATTTGGCTTGGGTCTAATCTTGCTGTGGCAATTTGGTAGAGAAAAACCTCAAATAGCTACTTAAGTATTTTAGAGGTTCCACTAACATAGGTGTAGGCTTTCGCAAAAAAATCAACAGTTATGAAAATCTTACATCTATCAGATATTCACATGGGAAGTGGGTTTACCCACGGTAGGTTAAATCCCACCACTGGATTGAATACTAGATTAGAAGATTTCGTCAGTAGCTTAAGTCAATGTATCGATCGCGCTTTAGCTGAACCAGTCGATCTGGTATTATTTGGGGGTGATGCCTTTCCTGATGCTACTCCTGCACCCTACGTGCAAGAAGCTTTCGCCAGTCAGTTTCGTCGCCTAGTTGATGCTCAAATCCCCACAGTGCTACTGGTGGGGAACCACGATCAGCATTCCCAAGGACAAGGGGGGGCGAGTTTATGTATCTATAGAACCTTGGGAGTACCTGGATTTATTGTCGGCGATCGCCTCACCACTCATCGCATCTCGACTCCTCATGGCGATATCCAAATCGTGACTCTTCCTTGGCTAACTCGTTCTACTCTCTTTACCCGCAAGGAAACCCATGATACTTCCTTAGCCGAAATCAATCAAATGCTGTTAG from Merismopedia glauca CCAP 1448/3 includes these protein-coding regions:
- a CDS encoding rhodanese-like domain-containing protein, producing MIFKKFLSTILLGLALSIGLFFGVGQPSIAAVPSPIFMVGVKVATVAEVSPNVELEVDRFLTSIPVSYYTIATVEDLKSQLGKPQTVLVDVREPFEYRSGHIPNAINIPLRTLAHNLNQIPRNLPVVLYCSSGYRSAMGVMTLHVLGYENVQGFPPSFTAWQAAGEAIASR
- a CDS encoding DUF3122 domain-containing protein: MKSIYFNGSKIRPMRWLLAAWICVLLVVCSPLPAFATVTQIEEYPGQMLYQSRQKLLDQTGNSWQAIAFKRIHPEGSAIVSLRLVGFPSGVEFDRTQPLTLITSMGQTLTAKDISSEISQDTPTPANVAEYDIKSVLPQLQAEIPLHLTLPMVTGSPIELQIPSTAIQEWQAVSAR